Proteins encoded in a region of the Heterodontus francisci isolate sHetFra1 unplaced genomic scaffold, sHetFra1.hap1 HAP1_SCAFFOLD_781, whole genome shotgun sequence genome:
- the LOC137364641 gene encoding nuclear valosin-containing protein-like encodes FSDDYGAQFSDDYGAQFSDDYGAKFSDDYGAQFSDYGAQFSDDYGAQFSDDYEAQFRDDYGAQFSDDHEAQFSDDHEFSDYGAQFSDDYGAQFSDDYEAQFRDDYGAQFSDDHEAQFSDDHEAQFNIIDPAILRPGRLDKTLYVGLPLASDRFAILQTLTKFGTRPPMDPDVDLFTIATDQRCNCFTGADLSALVREASVNALREYLSHRSPEAASSSCSGMQVAQQHFEAAFKKVKPSVSKKDLLVYELLQQSLSQ; translated from the exons tttagtgatgattacggagctcagtttagtgatgattacggagctcagtttagtgatgattacggAGCTAAGTTTAGTGATGATTacggagctcagtttagtgattacggagctcagtttagtgatgattacggagctcagtttagtgatgattacgaGGCTCAGTTTcgtgatgattatggagctcagtttagtgatgatcatgaggctcagtttagtgatgatcatgag tttagtgattacggagctcagtttagtgatgattacggagctcagtttagtgatgattacgaGGCTCAGTTTcgtgatgattatggagctcagtttagtgatgatcatgaggctcagtttagtgatgatcatgaggctcagttta ATATTATTGACCCTGCCATCCTGCGGCCTGGAAGATTGGATAAGACGCTGTATGTTGGATTGCCTCTGGCCTCCGACCGATTCGCTATCCTCCAAACTCTGACCAAG tttgggACTCGCCCCCCCATGGACCCTGATGTTGATCTGTTCACGATCGCTACTGACCAGCGCTGCAACTGCTTCAC AGGTGCTGATCTGTCTGCGTTGGTACGTGAAGCTTCTGTTAATGCCCTGAGGGAGTACCTGTCTCACCGGTCTCCAGAGGCTGCCTCAT CTTCCTGTTCGGGAATGCAAGTGGCACAGCAGCATTTTGAAGCAGCCTTCAAAAAAGTGAAACCTTCCGTGTCCAAAAAG